From the genome of Vibrio orientalis CIP 102891 = ATCC 33934:
TCAAACTCGCTTCTGGCGGTATCGAGTTGTATCGCCTTAGAGAAGAGAACATTCCAATCTTGCGATTACAAGAAGAGTTAGAGATGGGCAGCAGCGGCGGTCTAGATCAACGAATTCTCTGTTTTGTTGAAGCGGCGGGAAATCGAGTTGGTCTACTGCTTGATGAATTGCTCGATCAGCAACAGGTCGTGATCAAGAGTTTAGAATCAAATTACAGCAAAGTGGCGGGGATATCCGGAGCCACTATTTTGGGAGATGGTTCGGTCTCTTTGATTATTGATGTGCAAGGACTGATTACCAATTTCTTAAATCGTACCTCTGATTCATCTAACAAAGGCCTAGCGGCGTAAGGGGGCGAACATGGAAGTGGTAGCAACACCAAGTAACAACAACGAACTTGCCGCGCAGTCGCGAGAAAATATTGAAGCTCAAGCGGAAGCCTTGCTTGAGAACATGAATGATGAGGCGAGCGAAAGTGCGGATTTTCTCAGCTTCCAACTTGCTGGGGAGCTTTATGGCGTTGAGATAAAAGACGTCGAAGAGATTCGCGTTTGGGAGCGACCAACCCCGATTCCAAGAGCGCCAGACTTTGTTTGTGGGGTGATAAACCTGCGAGGGATGATCGTTCCCGTTGTCGACCTAAGACTGCGTTTTTCAGTTGGAGTTCGAGAGTATCTACCAACGACAGTCGTTATCGTGCTGCGCTTTAGTGATGATGAGCAAGAGCGCTTGATGGGCTTAGTCGTCGATGCGGTTAGTGATGTGGTTAGCCAAGGTCAAAATGAACTCTATCCGGCGGTTGGTGAATCGCTTGTGACCCCCTACTTGCAAGGGCTGATCAATGTTGGTGAACAAGTCATGTCATTACTTGATACAGAAGAGTTACTTAACATTGAACGAATATTAAGGGCGCACTCATGATTATGACTCAAGAGTTTTTAAGCTTTGTCCTTGAAGAGGAAGAGTACGGCGTTCCTATTCTAGAGGTGAGAGAAGTGCGTGGCTGGAGCTCAGTCAGAGAAGTACCAAACTCGCCGGAGTATATGAAAGGGGTGTTGGAGATTCGTGGAGAATATGTCCCTATTGTTGACCTGAGAATGCGATTTGGTTTGTCTCCGGCCCATATTGGGGCAACGACGGTAGTGATTGTACTCAATGATGCACAAAAACATCCGTTAGGCATCATTGTTGATGGTGTCTCTGAAGTTTATCCACTTAGCGAAGAGCAGATCAAACCATCTCCGTATGTCTCCGCTGATGTCGATCATAGCTATGTTCGAGGAATTGCTTCGGTAGCAAATGGGCACCTTATTCTTATTAATCTTGAAACTCTGTTCGATGCAGCAGAATTAGTTCTACCCAACCAAGAGGAAGAGAGTTGGGCTTAAGGCCGTTACGTATGCAGTGTTTTCGTGTCGGTAGATAACGTCAGATGAAGCAACCAGTGAGGGGAAACTCATGGCAT
Proteins encoded in this window:
- a CDS encoding chemotaxis protein CheW, with protein sequence MNDEASESADFLSFQLAGELYGVEIKDVEEIRVWERPTPIPRAPDFVCGVINLRGMIVPVVDLRLRFSVGVREYLPTTVVIVLRFSDDEQERLMGLVVDAVSDVVSQGQNELYPAVGESLVTPYLQGLINVGEQVMSLLDTEELLNIERILRAHS
- a CDS encoding chemotaxis protein CheW, which gives rise to MIMTQEFLSFVLEEEEYGVPILEVREVRGWSSVREVPNSPEYMKGVLEIRGEYVPIVDLRMRFGLSPAHIGATTVVIVLNDAQKHPLGIIVDGVSEVYPLSEEQIKPSPYVSADVDHSYVRGIASVANGHLILINLETLFDAAELVLPNQEEESWA